The Bos indicus x Bos taurus breed Angus x Brahman F1 hybrid chromosome 13, Bos_hybrid_MaternalHap_v2.0, whole genome shotgun sequence genome includes a region encoding these proteins:
- the SLC52A3 gene encoding solute carrier family 52, riboflavin transporter, member 3, giving the protein MAFLIHLLVCTFGMGSWVAINGLWVELPLLVTELPEGWYLPSYLTVIIQLANVGPLLVTLLHHFRPGCLSEVAVVFTVLGVGTIACTLFAFLWNVTSWVLGSRHSIAFLVLTFFLALVDCTSSVTFLPFMSRLPTYYLTTFFVGEGLSGLLPALVALAQGSGLTTCVNVTEISATTLSPETTRNMDSPQGASSTLVSKLAGTAPSGIHLESRYLPANFSPLVFFLLLSFMMACCFISFFFLQRQPKRWEASIEDLLTSQVTLNSIRPQEGKDLGPPEESGKAQDPPEEKTAPQHLAHLTFIYVLVAFVNALTNGVLPSVQTYSCLSYGPVAYHLSATLSSMASPLTCFLSIFLPNRSLPFLGVLAVLGTSFGAYNMAMAVMSPCPFMQGHWGGEVLIVVSWVLFTGCLSYVKVMLGVILRDHSRSALLWCGAAVQLGSLLGAVVMFPLVNVLRLFSSADFCSLQCSA; this is encoded by the exons ATGGCCTTCCTGATACACCTGCTGGTCTGCACGTTCGGGATGGGCTCCTGGGTGGCCATCAACGGGCTTTGGGTGGAGCTGCCCCTGCTGGTGACAGAGCTACCGGAGGGCTGGTATCTGCCCTCCTACCTCACAGTGATCATCCAGCTGGCCAACGTCGGCCCCCTGCTGGTCACCCTGCTCCATCACTTCCGGCCCGGCTGCCTCTCCGAGGTGGCCGTTGTCTTCACCGTGCTGGGGGTGGGCACCATCGCCTGCACCCTCTTCGCCTTCCTCTGGAACGTCACTTCCTGGGTGCTGGGCAGCCGGCACAGCATTGCCTTCCTGGTCCTCACCTTCTTCCTGGCCCTGGTGGACTGCacctcctctgtcaccttcctgcCCTTCATGAGCAGGCTGCCCACCTACTACCTCACCACCTTCTTTGTGGGCGAAGGACTCAGCGGCCTCCTGCCTGCACTGGTGGCTCTTGCCCAGGGCTCGGGTCTCACCACCTGCGTCAACGTCACAGAGATATCGGCCACCACCCTGAGCCCTGAGACCACCAGGAACATGGACAGCCCACAG GGAGCTAGCAGCACTTTGGTGTCCAAGCTCGCTGGGACAGCACCCTCCGGGATCCACCTGGAAAGCCGTTACCTGCCCGCCAACTTCTCGCCCTTGGTCTTCTTCCTTCTGCTCTCCTTCATGATGGCCTGCTGCTTCATCTCCTTCTTTTTCCTCCAGCGTCAACCCAAGCGCTGGGAAGCCTCCATAGAAGACCTCCTCACCTCTCAGGTCACCCTCAACTCCATCCGGCCACAGGAAGGGAAGGACCTGGGTCCCCCCGAGGAGAGCGGCAAGGCCCAGGACCCTCCGGAGGAGAAGACGGCCCCCCAGCACCTGGCCCACCTGACTTTCATCTACGTCCTGGTGGCCTTTGTGAACGCGCTCACCAATGGCGTGCTGCCCTCGGTGCAGACCTACTCCTGCCTATCCTACGGGCCTGTGGCCTACCACCTGTCCGCCACCCTCAGCTCCATGGCCAGCCCTCTCACCTGCTTCCTCTCCATTTTTCTGCCTAACAG GTCTCTGCCATTCCTGGGAGTCCTCGCAGTGCTCGGGACCAGCTTCGGAGCCTACAACATGGCCATGGCTGTGATGAGCCCCTGCCCCTTCATGCAGGGCCACTGGGGTGGAGAAGTCCTCATC GTGGTTTCTTGGGTGCTGTTCACTGGCTGTCTGAGCTACGTCAAGGTGATGCTGGGTGTGATCCTGCGCGATCACAGCCGCAGCGCCCTCCTATGGTGCGGGGCGGCGGTGCAGCTGGGCTCGCTCCTGGGAGCGGTTGTCATGTTCCCGCTGGTCAACGTGTTGAGGCTCTTCTCATCCGCTGACTTCTGCAGCCTGCAGTGCTCCGCCTAA